The DNA window cggccatggcggcgcgcACGGCCGCGCGGTCGGCCAGCGAGGGGACCGCGTCCGGCGCCAGCAGGgacgccagcagcagcgcgtcgtTGAACGCCACCgtcatgccgccgcccgtcagcGGGTGCCGCATGTTGTAcgcgtcgccgagcaggaTCGCGCCCGCCTGCGTGGTTTGCTTGGTCGATGGCAGCCAGCTGTTGGGCATGCTTTTGGGGATGCGGCCGTCCgctgcgagggcggcgcgcgcgctggGCTGCACGTGCGGCGGGAGGGCGGGGATGACGACCTTCTCGATGTAGCCGCGCacgccgccgttggcgggcgaggcggcggggtggtTGATGGGGACGTTGATGAGCGCGCGGGTCTCGTGCGTGCCGATCTGGTAGAGCAGGGCGAGGGCTTGGTCCCCGATGACGACGTGGCCGTGGTTGGCGGGCGGGAAGGGGCAGTCGATGAGCTCGAGCGCGTAGAATTTGCTGCGGACGACGGGAGTGGTGCCGAGGAGCTCCTGGCGGAATATGGATTGGTAGCCGTCGGCGATGATGGTCAGCTGGCCGAAGAAGCAGTCGGGCACCTTCTCGCCCGTTTCTTGGTTCTTCGTCCGGGTCTGGACGCCCAGTACCTCGTCGCTGTGCTGGCCCCTTATGGTGGCCGTGGCCTCGGTCTCGAATACGCTGATATTCGGGTGCGCTAGGCACGCCCTGCGCAGCTGCATAATAAACCTGCCGTGGTGAAAACTCCTCCCTTCCGGCCTGGCAGGCGTCTTCTCCCCCTTGACATGCCCATTCCCATGACCATCGAGCGCCTCCTTCCTGTTCCCCGCTCCGACGACCACGCCCCCGTCACCGGTCAGGGGCGGATACGAGAAGGCCACCTCCTCGCCCCTGTACAGCACATGGTATCCATAACACGGTATCGCATCGAT is part of the Thermothielavioides terrestris NRRL 8126 chromosome 2, complete sequence genome and encodes:
- a CDS encoding squalene epoxidase — protein: MAGADESQAARDRERERREQHHEADVVVVGAGVFGCAIAYALATQGRSVILLERWMHEPDRIIGELLQPGGVEALRKLGLEKCLEDIDAIPCYGYHVLYRGEEVAFSYPPLTGDGGVVVGAGNRKEALDGHGNGHVKGEKTPARPEGRSFHHGRFIMQLRRACLAHPNISVFETEATATIRGQHSDEVLGVQTRTKNQETGEKVPDCFFGQLTIIADGYQSIFRQELLGTTPVVRSKFYALELIDCPFPPANHGHVVIGDQALALLYQIGTHETRALINVPINHPAASPANGGVRGYIEKVVIPALPPHVQPSARAALAADGRIPKSMPNSWLPSTKQTTQAGAILLGDAYNMRHPLTGGGMTVAFNDALLLASLLAPDAVPSLADRAAVRAAMAAFHWRRKSLTSIINVLAQALYSLFAADDWQLRALQRGCFRYFQRGWTDEPVALLGGLLRRPLTLAYHFFSVAFLAIWLNVLDVCGGHVLGFLKLPLALVQAVLILWKACVVFLPVFATELR